One segment of Bradyrhizobium sp. CB2312 DNA contains the following:
- a CDS encoding porin, protein MVKKVVLASAAGVIASGGAQAADFPVKAKAIEYVKVCSTYGAGFYYIPGTDTCIKLGGFVRADVMLGSNSFVLNPVSGVGAAHNRLSNAYTARSRADLSIDTRTASEYGVVRTFFEGNFTWKTGSTSAAGSGATAYSGDGIGLGTLSIWYAFIQFAGFTMGKAVSQFSAPWTNYPANNFFDGLPGGGGDASGVNQFSYTADFGQGITATLSAQDPTAYYQTNIWNTTNATAAGIVTGTYGSQSYGGTVAPDIVGMMRIDQAWGLFQASAAAHNNHAAYYGGSEVTGHADDKWGWAGQLALSIKNIPTGPGDTINLQAAYTKGASSFSIQENIPTAWAMYGGTGRPGAYQSLGFAGVADAIYSGSTSATSTAFQLTTTYGFNGGYIHNWDPYWNTAVYGGWAAIRYTDAAKAQICGSAGMAALGLTGVCNPDFNIAAVGTVTRWTPVRNLTFSADLFATFLDQKYSGTIAAPAVPAVAKPAAVYELKNQSAFSMLLRIQRNW, encoded by the coding sequence ATTGTTAAGAAGGTCGTGCTGGCTTCAGCGGCAGGCGTGATCGCCTCTGGCGGGGCGCAGGCGGCCGATTTTCCCGTCAAAGCCAAAGCGATCGAGTACGTGAAGGTGTGCTCCACCTATGGTGCCGGATTCTATTACATCCCGGGCACGGACACCTGCATCAAGCTGGGTGGTTTCGTTCGCGCCGACGTGATGCTGGGCAGCAATAGTTTTGTTCTGAACCCGGTTTCCGGTGTCGGTGCTGCGCACAACCGCCTGAGCAATGCCTACACCGCTCGGTCTCGCGCAGACCTCAGCATCGACACGCGTACAGCAAGCGAATACGGCGTGGTCCGCACCTTCTTCGAGGGGAACTTTACCTGGAAGACGGGTTCGACGAGTGCGGCCGGATCGGGCGCAACAGCGTATTCCGGCGATGGGATCGGGCTCGGGACGCTTAGCATCTGGTATGCCTTCATCCAATTCGCGGGCTTTACGATGGGAAAGGCGGTCTCCCAGTTCAGCGCTCCTTGGACAAACTATCCGGCGAACAACTTCTTCGATGGTCTGCCGGGCGGCGGTGGCGATGCCTCGGGTGTCAACCAGTTCAGCTATACTGCTGACTTCGGCCAGGGGATTACGGCGACGCTTTCTGCGCAGGATCCAACGGCCTATTACCAGACCAATATCTGGAATACGACGAATGCCACGGCCGCCGGCATCGTGACGGGTACTTACGGCTCGCAGAGTTATGGCGGCACCGTGGCTCCCGATATTGTCGGCATGATGCGGATCGACCAGGCTTGGGGTCTCTTCCAGGCGTCGGCCGCGGCGCACAACAACCATGCGGCGTACTATGGTGGGAGCGAAGTCACAGGACACGCCGACGATAAGTGGGGCTGGGCCGGTCAGCTGGCGCTATCGATCAAGAATATTCCGACCGGCCCGGGGGACACGATCAATTTGCAGGCGGCTTACACCAAGGGTGCCAGCAGCTTTAGCATCCAGGAAAACATCCCGACCGCGTGGGCGATGTACGGGGGCACTGGCCGACCGGGGGCGTATCAGAGCCTCGGTTTCGCCGGCGTTGCTGATGCCATCTATTCCGGCTCGACGTCGGCAACTAGCACGGCTTTTCAGCTGACCACGACGTACGGCTTCAACGGTGGTTACATTCATAACTGGGATCCGTATTGGAATACTGCGGTTTACGGCGGGTGGGCCGCTATTCGCTACACCGATGCGGCCAAGGCTCAGATTTGCGGCAGCGCTGGCATGGCCGCACTCGGGTTGACAGGTGTTTGCAACCCCGACTTCAATATTGCTGCGGTCGGCACGGTTACGCGCTGGACGCCGGTCAGAAACCTGACGTTCTCCGCGGATCTGTTCGCCACATTCCTCGATCAGAAATATTCTGGCACTATTGCGGCGCCGGCGGTCCCGGCAGTTGCCAAACCTGCTGCAGTATATGAACTCAAGAACCAGAGCGCGTTCAGTATGCTGCTGCGCATCCAGCGCAATTGGTAG
- a CDS encoding nucleotidyl transferase AbiEii/AbiGii toxin family protein, producing the protein MSDRFLNLSDAERREALGVAASNSGRPAHLLEKDVWVVWCLNALFSSPLGEHLVFKGGTSLSKAYGAIRRFSEDVDLTYDIRAIAPDLVKTSESNPVPQTRSQGKKWSDQVRERLPVWVKEKALPVVNQCLENDKLSAKAEADDDKIFVRYAPLETGNGYVSPAVMLEFGARSTGEPSELHDVVCDAAQYLETLEFPIARPKTMKAERTFWEKATAIHVFCVQGKLRGERFARHWYDLVRLDDAGIADAALKDRELANTVAGHKTWFFSEKDRAGTTIDYHKVVNGALKLVPEGEARAVLEQDYQHMVDDGLLLDEPETFETLMQRCADIERRANRPALKI; encoded by the coding sequence ATGTCTGACAGGTTCCTAAATCTGTCTGACGCCGAGCGCCGAGAGGCGCTCGGCGTTGCTGCTTCCAATTCAGGACGTCCGGCACATCTCCTTGAGAAAGATGTCTGGGTTGTTTGGTGCTTGAACGCACTCTTTTCCTCTCCACTGGGAGAGCACCTCGTTTTCAAGGGCGGAACCTCCCTTTCCAAGGCGTACGGCGCAATCCGCCGCTTCTCAGAGGACGTCGACCTTACCTACGATATTCGGGCAATAGCCCCTGATCTCGTGAAAACAAGCGAGAGCAATCCCGTCCCTCAGACCCGAAGCCAGGGCAAAAAATGGAGCGACCAGGTCCGAGAGCGACTTCCAGTTTGGGTGAAAGAAAAGGCGCTTCCCGTTGTCAATCAGTGTCTGGAAAACGACAAGCTGAGTGCAAAGGCGGAAGCCGATGATGACAAAATCTTCGTCCGATACGCTCCCTTGGAGACAGGCAATGGCTATGTAAGCCCCGCCGTCATGCTTGAATTCGGCGCAAGATCCACCGGCGAGCCGAGCGAGCTTCACGACGTGGTTTGCGACGCCGCCCAGTATCTTGAAACTCTCGAGTTTCCCATTGCACGGCCGAAAACCATGAAAGCGGAGCGCACCTTCTGGGAGAAGGCGACCGCCATCCATGTTTTTTGTGTCCAGGGCAAACTGCGAGGCGAGCGTTTTGCTCGCCACTGGTACGATCTCGTGAGGCTGGATGACGCGGGGATCGCGGACGCCGCATTAAAAGACCGAGAACTGGCCAACACGGTGGCCGGGCATAAAACATGGTTCTTCTCTGAAAAGGACCGTGCCGGTACGACGATTGACTATCACAAGGTAGTCAATGGTGCATTGAAGCTCGTCCCTGAAGGCGAAGCGCGAGCCGTTTTGGAACAGGACTATCAACACATGGTCGACGACGGCCTCTTGCTGGATGAGCCGGAGACCTTTGAGACGCTAATGCAACGGTGTGCGGACATCGAACGCCGAGCGAACAGACCAGCCTTGAAAATCTAG
- a CDS encoding CBASS cGAMP-activated phospholipase — protein MTTESTKKKPFQILALSGGGYLGLYAAEILARLEERAGRPIGSCFDLIAGTSVGGILAAGVSLDVPAARMRDLFIERGRDIFSGRPRPKFGWIDAGRSVLGPKYDGEALRSLVSEIIGDQTMLAACKHRLIIPAVNMTKGSVQMFKTGHHPDFTLDPKRRLVDVVMATSAAPTYFPLAEVGAAHYADGGLVANAPDQCALHEATHFLKQDVCQISILSIGTTSTGFSLKRSLGRDLGSAKWMMRGRLLRTIVSSQQQLVDYMLRHQLGERYLRIDATQSEEQQADLALDVADANAQGTLLGLAEGSFQKVSADPALQKFLTHKPDPPDFPGVTSA, from the coding sequence TTGACAACAGAATCCACCAAAAAGAAGCCGTTTCAGATACTTGCGCTCAGCGGGGGCGGGTACCTCGGGCTGTACGCGGCCGAGATCCTTGCCCGCCTGGAGGAAAGGGCTGGCAGACCCATTGGAAGCTGTTTTGATTTGATCGCTGGCACTTCCGTCGGTGGGATCCTTGCAGCGGGCGTTTCGCTGGATGTGCCGGCTGCCCGGATGCGAGACCTCTTCATCGAGCGGGGTCGAGACATCTTTTCGGGCCGGCCGCGGCCGAAGTTCGGCTGGATCGACGCGGGGCGGTCAGTGCTTGGTCCGAAATACGATGGCGAAGCCTTGCGGAGCCTTGTTTCCGAAATTATTGGCGACCAAACGATGCTGGCTGCCTGCAAGCACCGCTTGATCATCCCCGCGGTCAACATGACGAAGGGGAGTGTCCAGATGTTCAAGACGGGCCATCACCCGGATTTCACGCTGGATCCCAAGCGGCGATTGGTCGACGTGGTCATGGCGACCAGCGCCGCGCCGACCTACTTCCCACTGGCGGAGGTTGGCGCTGCGCACTATGCCGACGGCGGTCTCGTCGCCAATGCCCCTGACCAATGTGCCCTGCACGAGGCAACGCACTTTCTGAAGCAAGATGTGTGTCAGATCTCGATCCTCAGCATCGGCACCACTTCGACCGGATTTTCCCTCAAGCGATCCCTCGGTCGCGATCTCGGCAGCGCGAAATGGATGATGCGAGGCCGGCTATTGAGAACGATCGTTTCCTCACAGCAGCAGCTCGTCGATTACATGCTGCGCCACCAACTGGGCGAACGCTATCTGCGAATCGATGCCACCCAATCGGAAGAGCAGCAGGCAGATTTGGCCCTGGATGTTGCTGACGCGAACGCTCAAGGCACGTTGCTTGGCTTGGCGGAAGGTAGCTTCCAGAAGGTTTCTGCTGATCCTGCACTTCAAAAATTTCTGACTCACAAGCCCGATCCGCCCGACTTTCCCGGCGTGACCTCGGCTTAG
- a CDS encoding DUF6088 family protein, with protein sequence MTALSTRILEVTKELPEGAPIAAKALLHLGKRAAVDQALSRLAERGKLLRARRGVYLRPVESRFGVRAPSVEKVVEETKARSGETIVSSGAAAANHLGLTTQVPVRQVYLTSGPSRELHLGKQVVQLKHAPLWQLTLANRRAGEVVRALAWVGPKTAERALRSVSQKLTPTEVRELKSAASSLPTWLARPVSELHV encoded by the coding sequence ATGACCGCCCTTAGCACCCGGATTTTGGAAGTCACCAAAGAACTGCCCGAAGGCGCGCCGATTGCTGCCAAGGCGCTTTTGCACCTTGGAAAGCGTGCTGCTGTCGATCAGGCCCTTTCGCGTCTTGCCGAGCGAGGAAAGCTCCTGCGCGCGAGGCGAGGGGTGTATCTGCGTCCGGTCGAAAGCCGTTTCGGGGTTAGAGCTCCGTCGGTCGAAAAAGTCGTCGAAGAAACCAAGGCTCGCAGCGGTGAGACCATTGTTTCCAGCGGCGCGGCGGCGGCCAACCATCTTGGTTTGACAACGCAGGTACCTGTCCGTCAGGTTTACCTGACCTCTGGTCCTTCTCGCGAGCTCCACCTTGGCAAGCAAGTTGTCCAGCTCAAGCATGCGCCGCTTTGGCAGCTTACGCTGGCGAACCGTCGTGCTGGTGAGGTGGTGCGTGCGCTTGCCTGGGTGGGTCCCAAGACGGCAGAACGAGCATTGCGGTCGGTCAGTCAGAAACTGACACCAACCGAAGTGAGGGAACTCAAGTCCGCGGCGTCTTCATTGCCGACTTGGCTTGCCAGGCCGGTAAGCGAACTACATGTCTGA
- a CDS encoding helix-turn-helix transcriptional regulator: protein MRARALVGWNVRRIRVDRGIPQEQLAYDAGIDNSYMSGLELGKANPTIDLIERIADTLGVPLTDLVVQPDQGATVPKTLPKGRKPKRPRDTK from the coding sequence ATGAGAGCTCGTGCGCTGGTAGGCTGGAATGTGCGCCGGATCCGCGTGGATCGCGGCATTCCGCAAGAGCAACTCGCTTACGATGCGGGCATCGACAACTCCTATATGAGCGGTCTGGAGCTCGGAAAAGCGAACCCGACGATTGATCTTATCGAGCGTATCGCCGATACGTTAGGTGTTCCCCTGACTGACTTGGTTGTTCAGCCAGACCAGGGGGCGACAGTTCCGAAAACCCTGCCCAAAGGCCGCAAGCCGAAGCGCCCACGCGATACCAAATAG
- a CDS encoding isocitrate lyase/phosphoenolpyruvate mutase family protein: MRLSETNLLHIMAAHSPLSAILAEEAGFEGLWASGFELSALYGLADMSLISMTQHLDTLRAIAGRTTLPIIADIDTGYGNAINVIHAIGEYERAGASAVVIEDKTFPKVTSLAADGRQELLRIAEFQGKIEAAVAARQEPDFLVIARTEALIAGLGEAEALQRAHAYVDAGADMILIHSKKRDPSEIESFSRAWTDPVPLVIVPNAYPDLDAERVKALGNVRMMIYGNYGIRAAATAMQETFRRIIADGGVQNVHKDILPVEEIFRLQKMREVKAAEARFLR, from the coding sequence ATGCGCCTCTCCGAAACCAACCTCCTCCACATCATGGCTGCCCATAGTCCTCTTTCAGCGATTCTCGCCGAAGAGGCGGGATTTGAGGGCCTGTGGGCCTCGGGCTTCGAGCTGTCAGCGCTTTACGGCCTGGCGGATATGAGCCTGATCTCGATGACGCAGCATCTGGATACGCTGCGGGCGATCGCCGGCCGCACGACGCTGCCAATCATCGCGGACATCGACACGGGCTACGGCAACGCCATCAATGTCATCCATGCTATCGGCGAATATGAGCGCGCCGGCGCCAGCGCCGTCGTCATCGAGGACAAGACCTTTCCAAAGGTCACGAGCCTTGCAGCCGATGGGCGCCAGGAGCTGCTGCGCATTGCGGAGTTCCAGGGCAAGATCGAGGCTGCCGTCGCGGCGAGACAGGAGCCGGATTTCCTCGTGATCGCCCGCACCGAGGCCTTGATCGCAGGCCTCGGCGAAGCGGAAGCTCTGCAGCGCGCCCACGCCTATGTGGACGCCGGCGCTGACATGATCCTGATCCACTCGAAAAAGCGGGATCCCTCCGAGATCGAAAGCTTTTCGCGCGCCTGGACCGATCCGGTGCCGCTCGTGATCGTGCCGAACGCCTATCCGGATCTCGACGCCGAACGGGTCAAGGCGCTGGGCAATGTCCGTATGATGATCTATGGCAATTACGGCATCCGCGCTGCTGCAACTGCCATGCAGGAGACTTTCCGCCGGATCATTGCTGACGGTGGCGTTCAGAACGTCCACAAGGATATTCTGCCGGTGGAGGAGATTTTTAGGCTCCAGAAGATGCGCGAGGTCAAGGCCGCTGAAGCTCGCTTCCTTCGCTGA
- a CDS encoding IS481 family transposase, producing the protein MPWKASSVMEERLRFVARLLDGEAMTDVCREFGISRKTGYKIFDRYKEQGVAALSDRSRRPVRYANQLPEQVEGLIVRLKAEKPHWGARKIRELLIRRLDGDVRLPAKSTIHAVLDRHGLVKRGGVPRHRARGTPLSAGAGPNDLWCTDFKGEFKLGNGRYCYPLTVTDHASRFLLLCDALDSTREEPAIAAFERLFRERGLPLAIRSDNGVPFASPNALFNLSKLSVWWLRLGIAIERIKPGHPQQNGRHERMHLTLKKETTRPPGANSLQQQERFDAFLREFNAELPHEALDMNCPAERYLASTRCYAGLPELTYPFHDHELLVTACGRLCLHRKRINLSTVLAGQKLGIKEVDDGIWLVSFMHYDLGYFDLEQKTLQPLDNPFGTRLSPIS; encoded by the coding sequence ATGCCGTGGAAAGCGAGTTCGGTGATGGAAGAGCGCCTTCGCTTTGTCGCCCGTCTGCTGGACGGGGAGGCCATGACGGACGTCTGCCGGGAGTTCGGCATATCGCGCAAGACCGGCTACAAGATTTTCGATCGCTACAAGGAACAGGGGGTGGCGGCCCTCAGCGATCGCTCGCGGCGGCCGGTACGCTATGCCAATCAGCTCCCGGAGCAGGTCGAGGGCCTGATCGTGCGCCTCAAAGCCGAGAAGCCGCACTGGGGCGCGCGCAAGATCCGTGAACTGCTGATCCGGCGGCTCGACGGCGATGTCAGGCTTCCCGCCAAAAGCACCATCCATGCGGTGCTCGATCGCCATGGCTTGGTCAAACGCGGCGGTGTGCCGCGCCACCGCGCGCGCGGCACGCCGCTGTCCGCGGGCGCTGGACCCAATGATCTGTGGTGCACCGACTTCAAAGGCGAGTTCAAGCTCGGCAATGGCCGCTACTGCTATCCACTGACCGTCACCGACCATGCCTCGCGCTTCCTGCTGCTGTGCGACGCGCTCGATTCCACCCGCGAGGAGCCGGCCATTGCCGCCTTCGAGCGGCTGTTTCGCGAGCGCGGGCTGCCGCTGGCCATCCGCTCCGACAATGGCGTGCCCTTCGCCAGTCCCAACGCCTTGTTCAATCTCTCAAAGCTCTCGGTGTGGTGGCTGCGGCTCGGGATTGCGATCGAGCGCATCAAGCCGGGCCATCCGCAGCAGAACGGACGTCACGAGCGCATGCATCTCACCCTCAAGAAGGAAACCACTCGGCCGCCGGGCGCCAATAGCTTGCAGCAGCAGGAGCGCTTCGACGCGTTCCTCCGCGAGTTCAACGCCGAGCTTCCCCACGAGGCCCTCGACATGAACTGCCCTGCCGAGCGCTACCTGGCCTCAACGCGCTGCTATGCCGGCCTGCCGGAACTGACCTATCCGTTCCACGATCACGAGCTGCTCGTCACCGCCTGCGGACGGCTTTGCCTGCATCGCAAGCGGATCAATCTCTCCACCGTGCTGGCCGGACAAAAGCTCGGCATCAAGGAGGTCGACGACGGCATTTGGCTCGTCAGCTTCATGCACTATGATTTGGGATATTTCGACCTGGAGCAGAAAACCCTGCAACCCCTCGACAACCCGTTCGGCACGAGGTTGTCACCCATCTCTTAG
- a CDS encoding RES domain-containing protein gives MVDLRGDGAVRMGVPTDVARASRQTLARHRSLAWHEHPPGPDGIVYPSRLNGQTNLAIFDRAVPKLKAIGVQPLSGVAGLATVLDDLMVELAP, from the coding sequence ATGGTTGACTTGCGTGGCGACGGTGCTGTCCGTATGGGAGTTCCGACCGATGTTGCGCGGGCCTCAAGGCAAACGCTGGCGCGACATCGGTCGCTCGCTTGGCACGAACATCCGCCCGGGCCAGACGGCATCGTCTATCCGTCACGGTTAAACGGCCAAACGAACCTCGCAATCTTTGACCGCGCGGTGCCAAAATTGAAAGCTATCGGAGTGCAGCCTCTGAGCGGCGTGGCCGGCCTCGCGACTGTGCTGGACGACCTTATGGTCGAGTTGGCCCCTTGA
- a CDS encoding ThiF family adenylyltransferase, whose translation MDEQEVLRTIDAALRQEGFKKDWSQSAHPYYVGRIERHGLEAEVSIEVPDLDFVDPPVIKLLSRGKAEGKRTPHLLGPDDLVCYVAKSAMVLDRYDPGGTVLQCLKLAEKVLGDGLRGRSDLDYVDEFSQYWTAGPSILVDLPQGFRGEGEIFYVGLSRTAKDKLVLAPKDGLAPSLKALHAANRGIKATPETAPCRIVRVDRDLGADRGGALPRNLRGLAAFLDRIGVAHELKLALELGTGLTRWIAICAPNAICLAEIQIPKRFDRPEFMKSRKSALPKLLLDRTEDVAVERHLGSPIDERFLYQRNLGTVPSLAGKNIVLIGCGTIGGFLAYNLAQSGAGSLGGCLTLIDSDRLSPANLGRHILGISFLGQNKAGGCAEYIREQLPHLAVDSRPVDATATLKRLSGDLVIDATGEEPFSIALNHHAVSQRPNYPPVLHAWIVGNGGAAQVLLCDGPEHGCFKCRKPKLAGEPRYRVMRPDSDNELLRNPACGDGLYAPFPVSASMSAAALALDLVLAWNSGEPRHRYRTRVLDPDRSFQIKDMNLTPAPECPACQTRAQ comes from the coding sequence GTGGATGAGCAGGAGGTCCTCCGAACCATCGATGCGGCACTAAGACAGGAGGGCTTCAAGAAGGATTGGAGCCAGAGCGCGCATCCATACTACGTCGGACGGATCGAACGGCATGGTCTGGAGGCCGAGGTGTCGATCGAGGTGCCTGACCTTGATTTCGTCGATCCGCCGGTCATCAAACTGCTCTCGCGCGGCAAAGCGGAAGGTAAGCGAACGCCACATTTGCTCGGGCCGGACGACCTGGTCTGCTATGTCGCAAAAAGCGCCATGGTGTTGGATCGGTACGATCCCGGCGGGACCGTTCTGCAATGTCTAAAGCTGGCGGAGAAGGTTCTGGGCGACGGGCTTCGTGGCCGCTCCGATCTCGACTACGTCGACGAATTCAGCCAGTACTGGACCGCCGGGCCTTCAATCCTGGTGGATCTGCCACAGGGTTTTCGAGGCGAAGGTGAGATATTCTATGTCGGGCTGTCGCGGACGGCTAAAGACAAGCTGGTGCTGGCACCGAAGGACGGCCTCGCCCCTTCCCTCAAGGCACTACATGCGGCTAACCGCGGCATTAAGGCCACTCCGGAAACAGCCCCCTGCCGGATCGTGCGCGTGGACCGCGATCTTGGCGCAGATCGAGGCGGAGCCCTGCCCCGCAATCTTCGAGGCCTTGCCGCATTCCTCGACAGGATTGGCGTAGCACACGAATTGAAGCTCGCGCTGGAGCTGGGCACCGGTCTGACGCGTTGGATCGCGATCTGCGCACCAAATGCCATCTGTCTCGCCGAGATCCAGATTCCCAAACGATTTGATCGCCCCGAATTCATGAAATCCCGGAAGTCGGCCCTGCCCAAGCTCCTGCTCGACCGCACCGAGGATGTGGCGGTCGAACGCCATCTGGGTTCTCCAATCGATGAGCGCTTCCTCTACCAGCGCAATCTTGGGACTGTGCCGAGCCTCGCCGGAAAGAACATTGTTCTGATCGGTTGCGGGACCATCGGCGGCTTTCTCGCCTACAATCTCGCGCAAAGCGGCGCCGGGTCGCTAGGAGGATGCCTCACGCTGATTGACTCCGACAGATTATCGCCGGCCAATCTAGGGCGGCATATTCTCGGAATCTCATTTCTCGGCCAGAACAAAGCGGGCGGTTGTGCCGAGTACATTCGCGAACAGCTTCCGCACCTTGCCGTCGACAGCCGTCCTGTGGACGCGACAGCGACCCTGAAGCGATTGTCGGGCGACCTGGTCATCGACGCAACGGGTGAGGAACCGTTCTCCATCGCCTTGAACCATCATGCCGTGTCGCAGCGACCGAACTATCCGCCAGTTCTTCACGCCTGGATTGTCGGCAACGGCGGTGCGGCTCAAGTTTTGCTCTGCGACGGACCGGAGCACGGGTGCTTCAAATGCCGAAAGCCCAAGCTTGCTGGCGAGCCGCGCTACCGGGTCATGCGTCCAGACTCCGACAACGAGCTGCTACGCAATCCGGCCTGCGGAGACGGGCTCTATGCACCGTTCCCGGTCTCGGCATCGATGTCAGCGGCGGCCTTGGCGCTCGACCTCGTTCTCGCATGGAATAGCGGCGAGCCAAGGCATCGCTACCGAACACGTGTGCTCGATCCCGACCGCAGCTTCCAGATCAAAGATATGAACCTCACACCCGCTCCAGAGTGCCCAGCTTGCCAAACACGGGCTCAATGA
- a CDS encoding CBASS cGAMP synthase, whose protein sequence is MANVDKLLHGAQGAVDLLAKLELLADEQEKLQNAKRKIRDHLRTVIASETKRQFGRQITPRFFTQGSEAYKLLNRRAWMPPQQIDVDDGLYLPMTFVKGNGPAEAAKLYFDIIDAALKVLIKREKWKGFEEKDTCARVIIDDCLHVDVPLYAIPDDQFGRLTKAAMDRAIADSEDNIDFMGSRKMRIDRWDQVDSDKVLLAHRKDNWKQSDPRKIHDWFLNAVDFYGELLRRECRYLKAWRDYHKLEHISSIILMACAFYAFEDVGHLSVPRRDDLALLEVTSRLADMFAGEILNPADTAEVLGSSWTGEQRQQAIKAANAMHEQLDDAINHCYLPEVAVDHLKAIFGERIPNRPDLVKAHAAAAAAVVAAPAIISPAPSVGRSTSG, encoded by the coding sequence GTGGCAAACGTCGATAAGCTGCTTCACGGCGCCCAAGGGGCCGTCGATCTTCTTGCCAAGCTCGAGCTGCTAGCTGACGAACAGGAAAAGCTACAAAACGCCAAGCGAAAGATCCGCGACCATCTCAGGACGGTGATCGCGAGCGAGACGAAACGGCAGTTCGGAAGACAGATCACGCCGCGCTTCTTCACGCAGGGCAGCGAGGCGTACAAACTGCTCAATCGGCGCGCATGGATGCCGCCGCAGCAGATTGACGTTGACGACGGCCTCTATCTGCCGATGACATTCGTCAAGGGCAACGGTCCCGCCGAAGCGGCGAAACTCTACTTCGACATTATCGACGCCGCCCTGAAGGTACTGATCAAGCGCGAGAAGTGGAAGGGCTTCGAGGAGAAAGACACCTGCGCGCGGGTCATCATCGACGATTGCCTCCACGTTGACGTCCCCTTGTATGCCATTCCCGACGATCAGTTTGGCAGGCTGACTAAGGCTGCGATGGACCGGGCTATTGCCGACTCCGAAGACAACATCGACTTTATGGGTTCGCGAAAGATGCGGATCGACCGCTGGGATCAGGTCGATTCCGACAAGGTTCTGCTCGCGCACCGCAAGGACAACTGGAAGCAGTCCGACCCGCGAAAGATTCATGACTGGTTTCTCAATGCCGTCGATTTCTATGGCGAACTCTTGCGGCGCGAATGCCGCTACCTGAAGGCCTGGCGGGATTATCACAAACTTGAACATATCTCGTCGATCATACTGATGGCCTGCGCCTTCTACGCATTCGAGGACGTTGGCCATCTGAGTGTCCCGCGCCGCGATGATCTCGCGCTCCTCGAGGTGACTTCGCGCCTGGCCGATATGTTCGCCGGTGAGATTCTCAATCCGGCCGACACCGCTGAAGTTCTCGGGTCATCCTGGACCGGCGAGCAACGTCAGCAGGCCATCAAGGCTGCCAACGCGATGCACGAGCAGCTGGATGACGCGATCAACCATTGCTACCTGCCAGAGGTCGCCGTGGACCATCTGAAAGCCATCTTTGGCGAGCGAATTCCCAATCGTCCCGATCTTGTCAAGGCTCACGCTGCTGCGGCTGCGGCTGTTGTAGCTGCACCGGCCATCATCTCGCCGGCGCCGTCTGTGGGACGGTCGACCAGTGGATGA